In Gemmatimonadetes bacterium T265, one DNA window encodes the following:
- a CDS encoding ABC transporter ATP-binding protein, which yields MTELAIDVRHVVKRYAEHTAVRDLSLQVPRGTVYGLLGPNGAGKTTTIRMLLDVIRPDSGSIALFGRPNGEAGVLDRVGYLPEERGLYKKMQVRRVLRFLAELKGVPAAEADRRIDEWLERLSLKTPEKDWGEQKVDELSRGMQQKVQFIGTLLHDPDLVILDEPFSGLDPVNAQALKDTVVELHRRGKTVIFSTHLMDNAERLCDAVCIIARGEKVLDGGVQEVKRAHGGRQVALGIDRAAMNGAGPAVDAVLADRALVARADDQNRFLELELAPGADPQALLRRLVGAGAAITRFELVQPSLHQIFLERVGATGVEPGMSGQG from the coding sequence ATGACCGAACTGGCGATCGACGTCCGCCACGTGGTCAAGCGCTACGCCGAACACACGGCCGTGCGCGACCTCTCGCTGCAGGTGCCGCGCGGCACCGTCTACGGCCTGCTCGGCCCGAACGGCGCCGGCAAGACCACGACCATCCGCATGCTCCTCGACGTCATCCGCCCGGACAGCGGCAGCATCGCGCTGTTCGGGCGGCCGAACGGCGAGGCGGGCGTGCTCGACCGCGTCGGCTACCTGCCCGAGGAGCGCGGGCTCTACAAGAAGATGCAGGTGCGGCGCGTGCTCCGCTTCCTCGCCGAACTCAAGGGGGTGCCCGCGGCGGAGGCCGACCGGCGCATCGACGAGTGGCTTGAGCGCCTCTCGCTCAAGACGCCCGAGAAGGACTGGGGCGAGCAGAAGGTCGACGAGCTCTCGCGCGGGATGCAGCAGAAGGTGCAGTTCATCGGCACCCTCCTGCACGACCCCGACCTCGTCATCCTCGACGAGCCCTTCTCGGGACTCGACCCGGTGAACGCGCAGGCGTTGAAGGACACCGTCGTCGAGCTGCACCGGCGCGGCAAGACGGTGATCTTCTCGACGCACCTGATGGACAACGCCGAGCGACTCTGCGACGCGGTGTGCATCATCGCGCGCGGCGAGAAGGTGCTCGACGGCGGCGTGCAGGAGGTGAAGCGGGCGCACGGCGGCCGCCAGGTCGCGTTAGGCATCGACCGCGCGGCGATGAACGGCGCCGGCCCGGCGGTCGACGCGGTGCTCGCCGACCGCGCGCTCGTCGCCAGGGCCGACGACCAGAACCGCTTCCTCGAGCTGGAGCTGGCGCCGGGCGCGGACCCGCAGGCGCTCCTCCGGCGCCTCGTCGGCGCGGGCGCGGCGATCACGCGCTTCGAACTCGTGCAGCCGTCGCTGCACCAGATCTTCCTCGAGCGGGTCGGCGCGACGGGCGTCGAGCCCGGCATGAGCGGGCAGGGCTGA
- a CDS encoding ABC transporter permease yields the protein MHKLLVVVKREFLERVRTRAFLITTLLGPVFFAALMIFPAWLALRQKGSDTVAAVTVLDATGTRVGDRVARALADSLPAGAPASSRPVVQHVAPAELPAAERAATAAVVRKERQGVLVLDSATTAGRSARYAGRNASSMADVQHLRDVVRREVLTARLEQAGFPADRVAPIAGARLHLSATSITDSGAGGGGGVGSAIVAMVVAFLLYMTILLYGQNVLRSVIEEKTTRVAEVIVASVRPDVLMAGKVFGVGAVGLLQQLIWFGGAAAVAVYVMPFLHLGERAGAAGAAAQAAQAADATTSFVMPEISFAVVASAVLFFLLGYLLYSALFAAAGAMVNSDQEAQQAAFPVMLPLIGSAVFIQTVVQNPEAGVSRFMAWFPLTAPVLMPMRMALVSTTPLEVGLVVLGLVATVLAALWLAARIYRVGLLMYGKRPSVGELARWVRQAA from the coding sequence ATGCACAAACTCCTCGTCGTCGTGAAGCGCGAGTTCCTCGAGCGCGTGCGCACGCGCGCGTTCCTCATCACGACCCTGCTCGGCCCGGTGTTCTTTGCCGCGTTGATGATCTTCCCGGCCTGGCTCGCGCTGCGCCAGAAGGGGTCCGACACCGTCGCCGCGGTCACCGTGCTCGACGCGACCGGCACCCGCGTGGGCGACCGCGTCGCGCGCGCGCTGGCCGACTCGTTGCCCGCCGGCGCGCCCGCGTCGTCCCGCCCCGTCGTCCAGCACGTCGCCCCCGCCGAGCTCCCCGCCGCCGAGCGGGCCGCGACCGCCGCCGTGGTCCGCAAGGAGCGCCAAGGGGTGCTCGTGCTCGACTCGGCGACCACCGCCGGCCGCAGCGCGCGCTACGCGGGGCGCAACGCGTCGTCGATGGCCGACGTGCAGCACCTGCGGGACGTCGTGCGCCGCGAGGTGCTCACCGCGCGCCTCGAGCAGGCCGGCTTCCCGGCCGACCGCGTCGCGCCGATCGCGGGCGCGCGCCTGCACCTGTCGGCCACGTCGATCACCGACAGCGGCGCGGGCGGCGGCGGCGGGGTCGGCAGCGCGATCGTCGCGATGGTCGTCGCGTTTCTCCTCTACATGACCATCCTGCTCTACGGGCAGAACGTGCTCCGCAGCGTGATCGAGGAGAAGACGACCCGCGTGGCCGAGGTCATCGTGGCCAGCGTGAGGCCCGACGTGCTCATGGCGGGCAAGGTGTTCGGCGTCGGCGCGGTCGGGCTGCTGCAGCAGCTCATCTGGTTCGGCGGCGCCGCGGCGGTCGCCGTCTACGTGATGCCGTTCCTGCACCTCGGCGAACGGGCCGGCGCCGCCGGCGCGGCGGCCCAGGCGGCGCAGGCCGCCGACGCGACGACCTCGTTCGTGATGCCCGAGATCTCGTTCGCGGTCGTCGCGTCGGCGGTGCTCTTCTTCCTGCTCGGCTACCTGCTCTACTCCGCGCTGTTCGCGGCGGCGGGCGCGATGGTGAACAGCGATCAGGAGGCGCAGCAGGCCGCGTTCCCCGTGATGCTGCCGCTCATCGGCAGTGCGGTGTTCATCCAGACCGTCGTGCAGAACCCCGAGGCCGGCGTCTCGCGCTTCATGGCCTGGTTCCCGCTCACCGCGCCCGTGCTCATGCCGATGCGCATGGCCCTCGTCAGCACCACGCCGCTCGAGGTCGGGCTCGTCGTCCTCGGCCTCGTCGCGACGGTGCTCGCCGCGCTCTGGCTCGCCGCGCGGATCTACCGCGTCGGGCTGCTGATGTACGGCAAGCGCCCGTCGGTCGGCGAGCTCGCGCGCTGGGTGCGGCAGGCGGCGTGA